In Salmonella enterica subsp. enterica serovar Typhimurium str. LT2, a single window of DNA contains:
- a CDS encoding Fels-2 prophage protein (similar to tail fiber protein in phage P2): MSAKFYTLLTEIGAAKLASAAALGVPLKITHMAVGDGGGVLPTPSAQQTALVAEKRRAALNMLYIDPQNSSQIIAEQVIPETEGGWWIREVGLFDETGALIAVGNCPESYKPQLTEGSGRTQTVRMVLITSSTDNITLKIDPAVVLATRKYVDDKALELKVYVDDLMAKHLAAPDPHSQYAQKDSPTLTGIPKVPTPAAGNSTKQIANTEFVASSIAAMVDSAPAALDTLNELAAALGNDPNFATTMINALAGKQPLDNTLTNLSGKDIAGLLTYLGLGETAKQAAGAVQKTGDEMSGKLTLPQTSSFGVNTNNTLGGSSIAIGDNDTGFKQNGDGILDTFANSQHTVRVAPGEMMVLGAIRAGKEKKLSLTSNNNSTMTATFNLWGDANRPTVIELDDDQGWHLYSQRNPDGSIVFTVNGDITANTLRAGGAIYQNNGDIFGSVWGNSWLSLWINNNFVADVQLGAGTSVTTWNNAGSWPNTPGYVVTSVWKDAQGENIDGINYAPLQKRVGNQWYTVQGGTA; the protein is encoded by the coding sequence ATGAGCGCAAAATTTTATACCCTGCTGACGGAGATCGGCGCGGCGAAACTGGCAAGCGCCGCCGCGCTCGGTGTCCCGCTGAAAATTACCCATATGGCGGTGGGCGACGGTGGCGGTGTGCTGCCCACACCCAGCGCGCAACAGACCGCGTTAGTTGCTGAGAAGCGTCGAGCAGCGCTGAATATGCTGTATATCGACCCGCAGAACAGCAGCCAGATTATTGCTGAGCAAGTGATCCCGGAAACTGAGGGGGGATGGTGGATTCGTGAGGTCGGCCTGTTTGATGAAACCGGCGCACTGATCGCCGTGGGTAACTGCCCTGAGAGCTACAAGCCGCAGCTGACAGAAGGGAGCGGACGTACGCAGACCGTGCGCATGGTACTGATTACCAGTAGCACCGATAACATCACCCTGAAAATTGACCCTGCAGTAGTGCTGGCAACCCGTAAATATGTAGATGATAAGGCGCTGGAGCTGAAGGTATATGTAGACGACCTGATGGCAAAGCATCTTGCTGCGCCGGACCCGCATTCACAGTATGCGCAGAAGGACAGCCCGACACTCACAGGGATTCCAAAGGTACCGACGCCAGCGGCGGGTAACAGCACTAAACAGATTGCGAACACGGAATTTGTGGCATCGTCTATTGCGGCAATGGTGGATTCTGCGCCTGCAGCACTGGATACGCTGAACGAGCTGGCAGCGGCTCTGGGGAATGACCCGAACTTTGCCACGACGATGATAAACGCTCTGGCTGGAAAGCAACCGCTGGACAATACACTGACGAATTTAAGCGGAAAAGATATCGCCGGCCTTCTCACATACCTCGGTTTAGGCGAAACAGCAAAGCAAGCTGCGGGCGCAGTCCAGAAAACTGGCGATGAGATGAGCGGGAAGTTAACCCTGCCACAGACATCTTCCTTCGGCGTGAATACTAATAACACACTGGGCGGTAGTTCCATCGCTATTGGTGATAACGATACCGGCTTTAAACAGAATGGTGACGGGATACTGGATACGTTTGCGAATAGCCAGCACACCGTTCGTGTCGCTCCCGGTGAAATGATGGTTCTGGGAGCTATTCGCGCAGGCAAAGAAAAAAAACTGTCACTGACGAGTAATAATAATTCGACAATGACAGCCACGTTTAATTTATGGGGCGACGCAAACAGGCCTACAGTGATTGAACTGGACGACGACCAGGGATGGCATTTATACAGCCAGCGAAATCCTGATGGTTCGATTGTCTTTACGGTCAATGGCGATATCACCGCTAACACGCTTCGTGCAGGCGGGGCCATCTATCAGAATAACGGCGACATCTTTGGTTCTGTCTGGGGGAATAGCTGGCTGAGTCTGTGGATTAATAATAATTTCGTCGCAGATGTTCAGTTAGGGGCTGGCACATCAGTGACTACCTGGAACAATGCAGGTTCCTGGCCTAACACTCCCGGATATGTAGTTACCTCCGTCTGGAAAGATGCACAAGGCGAAAATATTGATGGTATTAATTATGCGCCTTTGCAAAAACGAGTCGGGAATCAGTGGTATACCGTACAAGGGGGAACGGCATAA
- a CDS encoding Fels-2 prophage protein (similar to gpV; base plate of tail in phage P2) — MNAQLTEIMRLITNLIRTGTVTEVDRENWLCRVRVGELETNWINWLTLRAGGARTWWCPSPDEQVVVLSMGGNLETAFALPAIYSNQFAPPSDSVDGCVTEYPDGGWFEYEPATGRWHVRGIKSMVIEAADNITLKTGEFVVEADTTRINSEVVINGGVTQGGGAMSSNGVVMDKHGHTGVKSGGDTSGGPV; from the coding sequence ATGAATGCACAACTGACCGAAATTATGCGCCTTATCACCAACCTGATCCGCACCGGCACCGTGACCGAAGTGGACCGGGAAAACTGGCTGTGCCGGGTGAGAGTGGGCGAGCTTGAAACCAACTGGATTAACTGGCTGACGCTGCGTGCCGGTGGTGCCCGTACATGGTGGTGCCCGTCGCCGGATGAGCAGGTGGTGGTACTGAGCATGGGCGGCAATCTGGAAACTGCTTTTGCGTTGCCTGCCATCTACTCCAATCAGTTTGCGCCGCCGTCGGATTCTGTGGACGGCTGCGTGACGGAGTACCCGGACGGTGGATGGTTTGAGTACGAACCCGCCACCGGGCGGTGGCATGTCCGGGGTATCAAATCCATGGTGATCGAGGCGGCGGACAATATCACCCTAAAAACCGGTGAGTTTGTAGTGGAGGCTGACACAACACGCATTAACAGCGAGGTGGTGATCAACGGCGGCGTTACCCAGGGCGGCGGCGCAATGAGTTCTAACGGGGTCGTGATGGATAAACACGGTCACACTGGCGTTAAGTCAGGCGGGGATACATCGGGAGGTCCGGTATGA
- a CDS encoding Fels-2 prophage protein, producing MVYRTRGNGIMKKYQNIKNFRLIDDPVSRGKTQAEINIGAYFLESEDGQDWYECQSLFSDDTAKIMYDPEGVIWGVVNHPVPQRGNTYAVSMLWPVNMSVAEIDAADCPDDCRGDGSWLYRDGKVLPVPVDYQAKAETTRQKLLNDADNAIKDWRTELTLGIISDENKAALILWMNYINVLKSLDLTDVSDEATFTAIRWPALPQ from the coding sequence GTGGTATACCGTACAAGGGGGAACGGCATAATGAAAAAATATCAGAATATCAAAAATTTCAGACTTATTGACGACCCCGTAAGCAGGGGTAAAACTCAGGCCGAAATAAATATAGGTGCATATTTCCTGGAATCGGAAGACGGGCAGGACTGGTATGAATGTCAGTCATTATTTTCTGATGATACTGCAAAAATTATGTACGATCCTGAAGGGGTTATCTGGGGTGTTGTTAATCATCCAGTCCCGCAACGTGGAAACACATATGCTGTATCAATGTTGTGGCCGGTTAATATGTCTGTTGCGGAAATAGACGCTGCTGACTGTCCTGATGATTGTCGTGGTGATGGCTCATGGTTGTACAGAGATGGTAAGGTTTTACCCGTTCCGGTGGATTATCAGGCTAAGGCCGAAACCACCCGACAGAAATTACTTAACGATGCAGATAATGCCATTAAGGACTGGCGCACAGAATTAACGTTGGGAATTATCAGTGATGAAAATAAAGCGGCTTTGATTTTGTGGATGAACTATATCAATGTTCTTAAATCGCTTGACTTAACAGACGTTTCAGATGAGGCCACCTTCACCGCAATCAGGTGGCCTGCATTACCACAATAA
- a CDS encoding Fels-2 prophage protein (similar to invertase (pin) in phage E14; unknown (gi|2852344)), whose product MLTPVHSQFAQQAPSQKAGIMPFTTVFCIFINLGLGETAKQAAGAVQKTGDEMSGKLTLPQTSSFGVNTNNTLGGSSIAIGDNDTGLKGNGDGNLAFMANNVLAGYFNENELQHSKKMLTKNFQALVDNNWPEGAGGFSGQLSSEAPFSVPMVHRQNNDNNFFPLLKGKVSLESGYPVAASFGILTSGNTNFPQIAIHAKTDFDVNDKIWVFDVATGEFRAPGRITATEILLSGKSRVGPDGNLYGDVWGGWLNDFLINNYNRKNTASLGDYGWVRDESTGFIMQWGTLGSSNGTYNFPREFPTSCFAVFVTNTNQQGGSVDNAFGYPVSKSQFFAATKASTDGNVVNGYPVAWFAIGR is encoded by the coding sequence TTGTTGACACCCGTACATAGCCAATTTGCACAACAGGCCCCCTCGCAAAAGGCTGGGATCATGCCATTTACGACCGTTTTCTGCATTTTCATAAACCTCGGTTTAGGCGAAACAGCAAAGCAAGCTGCGGGCGCAGTCCAGAAAACTGGCGATGAGATGAGCGGGAAGTTAACCCTGCCACAGACATCTTCCTTCGGCGTGAATACTAACAACACACTGGGCGGTAGTTCCATCGCTATCGGTGATAACGATACCGGGCTCAAAGGGAACGGCGACGGTAATCTGGCATTTATGGCTAACAACGTGCTGGCAGGATATTTTAATGAAAATGAATTGCAGCACAGTAAAAAGATGCTGACTAAAAATTTTCAGGCTCTTGTTGATAATAACTGGCCGGAGGGGGCGGGGGGATTTTCTGGTCAGTTAAGCAGTGAAGCACCGTTTAGTGTACCAATGGTTCACCGTCAGAATAATGATAATAATTTTTTCCCGCTCCTGAAAGGAAAGGTCTCACTGGAGTCTGGCTATCCTGTAGCCGCCTCTTTCGGAATATTAACTAGTGGGAATACTAATTTCCCACAAATTGCAATTCATGCAAAAACAGACTTTGATGTTAACGATAAAATATGGGTATTTGATGTTGCAACCGGAGAATTTCGCGCACCGGGAAGGATTACTGCTACAGAAATTTTATTGAGCGGTAAAAGCCGTGTTGGTCCTGATGGTAATTTATATGGTGATGTGTGGGGTGGCTGGCTGAATGACTTCCTTATTAATAATTACAACCGTAAAAATACTGCCAGCCTCGGTGATTATGGCTGGGTTCGTGACGAAAGCACCGGGTTTATAATGCAATGGGGGACACTTGGTAGCTCAAACGGAACCTACAATTTCCCGCGAGAGTTTCCGACATCCTGCTTTGCTGTATTTGTCACCAACACTAATCAGCAGGGAGGTTCAGTGGATAATGCGTTTGGATACCCGGTGAGTAAAAGCCAGTTTTTTGCCGCAACTAAAGCATCAACAGACGGAAATGTCGTAAATGGCTATCCTGTAGCCTGGTTTGCGATCGGGAGATAA
- a CDS encoding Fels-2 prophage protein (similar to tail fiber protein (gpI) in phage P2): MAVIDLSRLPPPQIVDVPDFETLLAERKAAFVALYPVDEQDAVRRTLALESEPVTKLLQESTYREILLRQRINEAAQAVMVAYSMGNDLEQLAANCNVKRLTVVPADNDAVPPVTAVMEDDEALRQRIPAAFEGLSVAGPTGAYEFHARSADGRVADASATSPAPAEVVLTVLSREGDGTAVKDLLDVVEKALNSESVRPVADRLTVRSAEIIPYRVEATIFLYPGPEAEPVMVAAKASLQRYIASQTRLGRDIRRSAIYAALHVEGVQRVELTSPLEDVVLDKTQAASCTEWSVTNGGTDE; the protein is encoded by the coding sequence ATGGCAGTCATTGACCTTTCCCGGTTACCGCCGCCACAGATAGTGGACGTGCCGGATTTTGAGACGCTGCTGGCTGAGCGCAAGGCCGCTTTTGTGGCTCTTTATCCTGTGGATGAACAGGACGCGGTGCGGCGCACGCTGGCGCTGGAATCTGAACCCGTCACCAAGCTGCTGCAGGAAAGCACATACCGCGAAATCCTGCTGCGCCAGCGTATTAACGAGGCTGCGCAGGCGGTGATGGTGGCCTATTCGATGGGAAATGATCTTGAGCAGCTGGCAGCCAACTGCAACGTGAAACGTCTGACGGTAGTTCCTGCTGATAATGATGCAGTACCGCCGGTCACCGCAGTGATGGAAGATGATGAGGCGCTGCGCCAGCGCATCCCTGCAGCATTTGAGGGACTGTCCGTTGCTGGCCCTACGGGAGCCTATGAATTTCACGCCAGAAGTGCGGACGGACGTGTGGCAGATGCCAGCGCAACCAGTCCGGCCCCTGCAGAGGTGGTACTTACCGTGCTGAGCCGTGAGGGTGACGGTACAGCAGTAAAAGACCTGCTGGATGTGGTTGAAAAAGCCCTGAACAGTGAGAGTGTACGCCCGGTGGCTGACCGTCTGACGGTTCGTAGTGCGGAGATCATACCGTACCGGGTGGAGGCTACCATTTTTCTTTATCCAGGGCCGGAAGCGGAGCCTGTTATGGTGGCGGCAAAAGCCAGTCTGCAGAGGTACATCGCCAGTCAGACGCGGCTGGGACGTGATATCCGCCGCAGCGCCATTTATGCCGCGTTGCACGTGGAGGGCGTCCAGCGTGTGGAGCTGACGTCCCCTCTGGAGGATGTGGTGCTGGATAAGACACAGGCGGCATCCTGTACCGAATGGAGCGTTACCAACGGGGGCACGGATGAATAG
- a CDS encoding Fels-2 prophage protein (similar to lysis protein (lysB) in phage P2) yields MNRLLAVVLALVLAALGWQSWRLNNASHTIETQGAVLKSKTQELTKKNSQLIGLSILTETNSREQARLYAAAEQTTALLRSRQHRIEELKRENEDLRRWADTPLPADIIRLRERPALAGGAAYREWLSQSDAVPSGKVSAAQ; encoded by the coding sequence ATGAATCGTTTACTGGCAGTGGTTCTGGCGCTGGTACTTGCGGCGCTGGGCTGGCAGTCGTGGCGGCTTAACAATGCCAGCCACACCATCGAGACGCAGGGCGCGGTGCTGAAAAGCAAAACGCAGGAGCTGACGAAGAAAAACAGCCAGCTGATCGGCCTGTCCATTCTGACCGAAACCAACAGCCGGGAGCAGGCGCGGCTTTATGCGGCAGCGGAACAGACCACCGCACTTCTGCGCAGCCGCCAGCACCGGATCGAGGAACTGAAACGTGAAAATGAGGATTTGCGCCGCTGGGCTGATACTCCTTTGCCTGCTGACATTATCCGGCTGCGGGAGCGTCCGGCCCTCGCCGGAGGTGCAGCTTACCGTGAGTGGCTGTCCCAGAGTGACGCAGTGCCGTCTGGAAAGGTCAGCGCCGCGCAGTAA
- a CDS encoding Fels-2 prophage protein (similar to gpJ; base plate of tail in phage P2) encodes MTLYIGMSRNDGQALADTDHLRQSVRDILLTPQGSRIARREYGSLLFALIDQPQNPALRLQIMSAVYVALNRWEPRLTLDSITINGNFDGSMVVELTGHSNNGAPVSLSISTGADNGSH; translated from the coding sequence ATGACGCTGTATATCGGTATGAGCCGGAATGACGGGCAGGCCCTTGCGGATACAGACCATCTGCGCCAGTCGGTGCGGGATATTCTGCTGACACCGCAGGGTAGCCGCATTGCCCGGCGGGAATACGGTTCGCTGCTGTTCGCGCTGATTGACCAGCCGCAGAACCCGGCACTGCGCCTGCAGATTATGTCTGCAGTCTATGTGGCGCTGAACCGCTGGGAGCCGCGCCTTACGCTGGACTCCATCACCATCAACGGCAATTTTGACGGCTCTATGGTGGTTGAGCTTACGGGACATAGTAATAACGGAGCACCGGTTTCCCTTTCCATATCAACAGGAGCAGACAATGGCAGTCATTGA
- a CDS encoding Fels-2 prophage protein (similar to te-specific recombinases; DNA invertase Pin homolog; similar to E. coli inversion of adjacent DNA; at locus of e14 element (AAC74242.1); Blastp hit to AAC74242.1 (184 aa), 88% identity in aa 3 - 180) — MQIGYVRVSTNDQNTDLQRNALNCAGCELIFEDKISGTKSERPGLKKLLRTLSEGDTLVVWKLDRLGRSMRHLVVLVEELRERGINFRSLTDSIDTSTSMGRFFFHIMGALAEMERELIVERTRAGLAAARAQGRVGGRRPKLTPEQWEQAGRLLAAGETRHRVGLLFDVSISTLYKKFPVNQSR, encoded by the coding sequence GTGCAAATTGGCTATGTACGGGTGTCAACAAATGACCAGAATACTGATTTACAGCGAAACGCGCTGAATTGCGCAGGATGTGAACTGATTTTTGAAGACAAAATAAGCGGGACCAAATCAGAAAGGCCCGGATTAAAAAAGTTGCTCAGGACGTTATCAGAAGGGGACACACTGGTTGTATGGAAGCTTGATCGCCTGGGTCGCAGTATGCGTCATCTGGTCGTTCTGGTAGAGGAGCTGCGGGAGCGTGGCATTAATTTCCGCAGTCTTACGGATAGCATAGATACTTCCACATCAATGGGGCGTTTCTTTTTCCATATCATGGGCGCACTCGCTGAAATGGAGAGGGAATTAATTGTGGAAAGAACCCGCGCCGGACTTGCCGCTGCGAGGGCGCAAGGGCGAGTCGGTGGCAGGCGTCCAAAGCTCACTCCGGAGCAATGGGAGCAGGCCGGACGGTTGCTTGCCGCCGGTGAAACTCGTCATCGTGTTGGATTGCTTTTTGATGTTAGCATTTCCACTCTTTACAAGAAATTCCCTGTAAATCAGTCGCGTTGA
- a CDS encoding Fels-2 prophage protein (similar to tail sheath proteins in phage P2), with product MAQDYHHGVRVVEINEGTRPITTVSTAIVGMVCTGDDADASVFPLNKPVLLTDVLTASGKAGESGTLARSLDAIADQAKPVTVVVRVAQGETEAETTSNIIGGVTSDGKKTGMKALLSAQSQLGVKPRILGVPGHDTQAVATELLGVAQSLRGFAYLAANGCKTVEEAIAYRENFSQREGMLIWPDFINFDTVLKADATAYASARALGLRAKIDEQIGWHKTLSNVGVNGVTGISADVFWDLQDPATDAGLLNKNDVTTLIRKDGFRFWGSRCLSDDPLFAFENYTRTAQVLADTMAEAHMWAVDGVLNPSLARDIIEGLRAKMRSLVNQGYLIGGDCWLDESVNDKDTLKAGKLTIDYDYTPVPPLENLMLRQRITDRYLVDFASRVAA from the coding sequence ATGGCTCAGGATTACCACCACGGGGTGCGCGTTGTTGAAATCAACGAGGGCACCCGACCTATTACCACGGTGAGCACTGCCATCGTGGGCATGGTCTGCACCGGCGATGATGCTGATGCGTCCGTGTTCCCCCTCAATAAGCCGGTCCTGCTGACTGATGTGCTCACCGCCAGCGGTAAAGCGGGGGAGTCCGGCACGCTGGCCCGCTCGCTGGACGCGATTGCAGATCAGGCAAAACCCGTGACTGTCGTTGTGCGTGTGGCGCAGGGAGAAACCGAAGCGGAAACCACCTCCAATATTATCGGCGGCGTAACTTCCGACGGTAAGAAAACGGGCATGAAAGCTCTACTGTCGGCGCAGTCGCAGCTCGGTGTCAAGCCGCGCATTCTTGGGGTGCCGGGACATGACACTCAGGCCGTTGCTACTGAACTGCTGGGCGTGGCGCAAAGCTTGCGCGGGTTTGCCTACCTTGCTGCTAATGGCTGCAAAACGGTGGAGGAAGCTATTGCCTATCGCGAGAATTTCAGTCAGCGCGAGGGAATGCTGATCTGGCCTGACTTCATCAACTTTGACACCGTGCTGAAAGCAGACGCGACGGCTTACGCCTCCGCCCGTGCGCTCGGCCTGCGTGCCAAAATCGACGAGCAGATCGGCTGGCATAAAACCCTGTCCAATGTGGGTGTGAACGGTGTCACCGGCATTTCCGCTGATGTGTTCTGGGATCTGCAGGACCCGGCAACCGATGCGGGACTGCTGAACAAAAATGACGTCACCACATTGATTCGCAAAGACGGCTTCCGCTTCTGGGGTTCCCGTTGTCTCAGTGACGATCCGCTGTTTGCCTTTGAGAACTACACCCGCACGGCGCAGGTGCTGGCTGACACTATGGCGGAGGCGCACATGTGGGCGGTGGATGGCGTGCTTAATCCGTCGCTGGCCCGCGACATTATTGAAGGACTACGCGCCAAGATGCGCAGTCTGGTCAACCAGGGATACCTGATTGGTGGTGACTGCTGGCTGGATGAGTCTGTTAACGATAAAGACACCCTTAAAGCCGGGAAACTGACCATCGATTATGACTACACGCCGGTGCCTCCGCTTGAAAACCT
- a CDS encoding Fels-2 prophage protein (similar to gpR for completion of tail in phage P2) → MNKPQSLRSALNKAVAYVRDNPDKLHLFVDNGSLVATGASSMSWEYRYTLNVVIEDFSGDQNLLMAPVLLWLSTSQPDAINNPDLREKLFTFEVDILRNDVCDISMNLQLTERVLVSTDGSVSSVEAVPEPDEPEEMWTVKRG, encoded by the coding sequence GTGAACAAACCGCAGTCCTTACGCAGCGCCCTGAATAAAGCGGTTGCCTATGTCCGGGACAACCCGGACAAGCTGCACCTTTTCGTTGATAACGGCTCACTGGTGGCAACAGGAGCCAGTTCTATGTCATGGGAATACCGCTACACCCTGAACGTGGTGATCGAGGATTTCAGCGGCGACCAGAATCTGCTGATGGCTCCAGTCCTGCTGTGGCTCAGTACCAGTCAGCCGGACGCCATCAACAACCCGGATCTGCGCGAAAAACTGTTCACCTTTGAAGTGGATATTCTGCGAAACGATGTGTGCGATATCAGCATGAACCTGCAACTGACTGAGCGTGTGCTGGTCAGCACTGACGGCAGCGTATCGAGCGTTGAAGCGGTGCCGGAGCCGGACGAACCCGAAGAAATGTGGACGGTGAAACGTGGATGA
- a CDS encoding Fels-2 prophage protein (similar to gpS for completion of tail in phage P2), translating into MDELQKVDDWLTALLANLEPAARSRMMRQLAQQLRRTQQQNIRLQRNPDGSGYEPRRVTARSKKGRIKRQMFAKLRTTKYLKTTASADSASVQFDGKVQRIARVHHYGLRDRVSRKGPEVRYAERRLLGVNEEVETVTRDTLLRWLAG; encoded by the coding sequence GTGGATGAGCTGCAGAAGGTGGATGACTGGCTGACGGCGCTGCTGGCGAATCTGGAGCCTGCCGCGCGCAGCCGTATGATGCGGCAACTGGCGCAACAGCTGCGCCGGACGCAGCAGCAGAACATCAGGCTGCAGCGTAATCCTGACGGCAGCGGCTATGAGCCGCGCCGGGTGACTGCCCGCAGCAAGAAGGGACGCATCAAACGCCAGATGTTTGCAAAGCTTCGCACCACAAAATACCTGAAAACCACCGCCAGTGCGGACTCCGCCAGCGTGCAGTTTGATGGCAAGGTGCAGCGCATTGCCCGTGTTCACCATTACGGCCTGCGGGATCGCGTCAGCCGAAAAGGCCCGGAGGTCCGCTACGCAGAGCGCCGCCTGCTGGGCGTGAATGAAGAAGTGGAAACCGTCACCCGCGACACCCTGCTGCGCTGGCTGGCGGGGTGA
- a CDS encoding Fels-2 prophage protein (similar to protein from phage CTX), protein MRICAAGLILLCLLTLSGCGSVRPSPEVQLTVSGCPRVTQCRLERSAPRSNGDLNAVLDETEAAWAVCADKVDTIIACQERDSEQTAVLTQRPE, encoded by the coding sequence ATGAGGATTTGCGCCGCTGGGCTGATACTCCTTTGCCTGCTGACATTATCCGGCTGCGGGAGCGTCCGGCCCTCGCCGGAGGTGCAGCTTACCGTGAGTGGCTGTCCCAGAGTGACGCAGTGCCGTCTGGAAAGGTCAGCGCCGCGCAGTAACGGCGATCTGAACGCGGTGCTGGATGAAACCGAGGCCGCCTGGGCGGTCTGTGCTGACAAAGTGGACACGATTATTGCGTGTCAGGAGCGAGACAGTGAACAAACCGCAGTCCTTACGCAGCGCCCTGAATAA
- a CDS encoding Fels-2 prophage protein (similar to genes in P2-like phages; unknown (gi|2852345)), whose translation MSDYYYSFKEKGFFYKPDTESGDFPTDLIPLTDEHYHGLMQGQVDGKYIEHRKGGPVLVEHREYTPEELVAQAESRKAELLAEAESVIAPLARAVKLKMATDEEIKRLEAWELYSVLVNRVDTSNPDWPDKPVSQ comes from the coding sequence ATGAGCGATTATTATTACAGCTTTAAAGAGAAAGGTTTTTTCTACAAGCCGGATACCGAATCGGGCGATTTCCCGACTGATCTAATTCCTCTGACTGATGAACATTACCATGGACTTATGCAGGGTCAGGTGGACGGAAAATATATTGAGCACAGGAAAGGAGGCCCGGTACTGGTTGAGCATCGCGAATATACGCCTGAAGAACTGGTTGCACAGGCTGAATCCAGAAAAGCGGAACTTCTTGCTGAGGCAGAGTCAGTCATTGCGCCACTGGCGCGAGCGGTAAAATTAAAAATGGCTACAGATGAGGAAATCAAGCGGCTGGAGGCATGGGAACTCTACAGCGTACTGGTAAACCGGGTGGATACCTCAAACCCTGACTGGCCGGATAAGCCAGTCAGCCAGTAG
- a CDS encoding Fels-2 prophage protein (similar to tail fiber protein (gpH) in phage P2): protein MNSLLPPGSSPLERRLAQTCSGISDLQVSLRDLWNPATCPIRFLPYLAWAFSVDRWDESWTESVKRRVVQDAFYIHQHKGTTSAVRRVVEPFGFLIRINEWWQTGETPGTFRLDIGVQDHGITEDTYLELERLISDAKPCSRHMTGMSINMQTSGPYWVGAASYLGEEITVYPYINETIVSGGTAHEGGAVHVIDTMRVNP from the coding sequence ATGAATAGTCTGTTGCCGCCGGGTTCGTCGCCGCTTGAGCGCCGACTGGCGCAGACCTGCAGCGGGATTTCCGATCTGCAGGTATCGCTGCGTGATTTGTGGAACCCGGCAACCTGCCCGATCAGATTCCTGCCTTATCTGGCCTGGGCGTTTTCTGTTGACCGCTGGGATGAGAGCTGGACAGAAAGCGTCAAGCGCCGCGTTGTGCAGGACGCTTTTTATATCCATCAGCACAAGGGGACAACCAGCGCCGTGCGGCGCGTGGTAGAGCCGTTCGGCTTCCTGATCCGCATCAATGAGTGGTGGCAGACCGGCGAAACGCCGGGGACGTTCCGTCTGGATATTGGCGTACAGGATCATGGTATCACCGAAGACACCTATCTGGAGCTTGAGCGCCTGATAAGCGATGCCAAACCATGCAGCCGCCACATGACAGGTATGTCCATTAATATGCAGACCAGCGGCCCTTACTGGGTTGGTGCAGCCAGCTACCTTGGTGAAGAAATCACGGTGTATCCGTATATCAATGAAACGATTGTTTCCGGCGGCACCGCACATGAAGGCGGGGCAGTCCATGTTATTGACACAATGAGAGTGAATCCATGA